A part of Aegilops tauschii subsp. strangulata cultivar AL8/78 chromosome 2, Aet v6.0, whole genome shotgun sequence genomic DNA contains:
- the LOC141041858 gene encoding disease resistance protein PIK6-NP-like, translating into MADMTLGSAQGAVDSLLGRLTTLLVDEVQLLGGVRRDVQFIKDEMESMNGFLLHVAEAAEEDHHQVGAWMKQVAEVAYASQNSVDRYIQSIGAGRREPGLLGYLRRLPKLVWTLPTRHRIANQIRELKIRSCEVGERRMRYDVKMPKLAAARVMKKAGWQGARNDDTEEEEDAEAKEPSIWEKETRRSWADDIYPHNYRMNGYYELESILNYQYGDCLQAVAVVAKGGKGKSVVGKAYRNALMVGSASPPSFKTLFDCKAWICLGQESTETAAFLRKILAALDSPSEIDLESAQLQPNEEVELITPLQPKEKEELTARLQPNDEEELTTRPKEKEEQELIAQLQLHLKGKTSLIVIDDVWDRSLWNRVKSAFSGIDFCKKVVIVINTPSIDVAQSFCPDLKIDLDTGSHFYVDKAMSLMKLYRLGHPELRSILEEIVSKPLPVRLFLRALYANPNRTAADLQSLCDNLDNSTTLSSYNARQVLKFCNLSSNCINCLLYMSIFPEIMISFKWRRLARIWAAEGMTARRGRLTALDEADHCFDQLIAHEFLIPGVKSDKGKVMYTRDDTFLDIFTQIAREDHFVKNNNHLYLAYCHSDHIQIDHYTNSRFLKSLPSSSHLGLLKVLDLEHCCDVEDHHVKIICNHAIQLKYLSLRRTGITELPKQLNKLQSLETLDIRGTGVKAFAKNSVFLPKLKLLLAGHWTREELYVRVII; encoded by the coding sequence ATGGCAGATATGACCCTGGGCTCCGCCCAGGGCGCCGTTGACTCTCTCCTGGGGCGTCTCACAACGCTCCTCGTCGACGAGGTGCAGCTGCTCGGTGGCGTCCGCCGTGACGTGCAGTTCATCAAGGACGAGATGGAGAGCATGAACGGCTTCCTCCTGCACGTGGCGGAGGCCGCTGAGGAGGACCACCACCAGgtcggagcgtggatgaagcaaGTCGCGGAGGTTGCCTACGCCTCCCAAAACAGCGTTGATCGGTACATCCAGAGCATCGGCGCTGGCCGCAGGGAGCCAGGCCTCCTAGGCTACCTGCGCCGGCTGCCCAAGCTGGTGTGGACACTGCCGACGCGTCACCGCATCGCCAATCAGATACGGGAGCTCAAGATCCGGTCTTGCGAGGTGGGGGAGAGGCGCATGAGGTACGACGTCAAAATGCCCAAACTAGCTGCTGCCAGGGTTATGAAGAAGGCAGGGTGGCAAGGTGCCCGAAATGATGAcaccgaggaggaggaagatgctGAAGCCAAGGAGCCATCAATATGGGAAAAGGAGACACGGCGCAGCTGGGCTGATGATATTTATCCTCACAACTACCGCATGAACGGCTACTATGAGTTGGAATCCATCCTGAATTATCAGTATGGTGATTGCCTTCAAGCCGTAGCGGTTGTAGCAAAAGGTGGGAAGGGCAAATCCGTTGTAGGGAAGGCTTACCGCAACGCATTAATGGTGGGAAGCGCAAGCCCTCCTTCTTTCAAGACGTTATTTGATTGCAAGGCCTGGATCTGCCTAGGGCAGGAATCGACTGAAACGGCCGCATTTCTCCGGAAGATCCTGGCAGCACTAGACAGTCCATCAGAGATCGACTTGGAATCCGCACAGCTTCAGCCGAATGAGGaggtagagcttatcacaccgcTCCAGCCGAAGGAGAAGGAAGAGCTTACCGCACGGCTTCAGCCGAATGATGAGGAAGAGCTTACCACTCGGCCAAAGGAGAAGGAAGAGCAAGAGCTTATCGCACAGCTTCAGCTACACCTAAAAGGTAAAACATCCTTGATTGTGATTGATGATGTCTGGGATAGATCTCTATGGAACCGCGTCAAATCTGCTTTCTCTGGGATAGATTTCTGTAAAAAAGTTGTCATAGTGATCAACACACCTTCAATTGATGTGGCCCAATCATTTTGTCCAGACCTAAAAATAGATTTGGACACTGGTAGTCATTTTTACGTAGACAAGGCAATGTCCCTCATGAAGCTATACAGGTTGGGCCATCCTGAGCTGCGGTCCATTTTAGAGGAAATTGTCTCAAAACCATTGCCAGTCAGGTTGTTTCTGCGTGCTCTGTATGCCAATCCTAACAGGACAGCAGCTGATTTGCAGAGTCTGTGTGACAACCTGGACAACTCCACCACACTATCATCCTACAACGCAAGGCAAGTACTGAAGTTTTGTAATCTGAGTAGCAACTGCATCAACTGTTTGCTATATATGTCCATTTTCCCCGAAATTATGATAAGCTTTAAATGGAGAAGATTGGCAAGAATATGGGCCGCTGAAGGCATGACTGCTAGAAGAGGCAGACTAACTGCACTTGATGAAGCTGACCACTGTTTTGATCAGCTTATCGCCCACGAGTTTCTTATACCGGGGGTCAAATCCGATAAAGGAAAGGTGATGTATACAAGGGATGACACCTTCCTTGACATTTTTACACAGATTGCAAGAGAAGATCACTTTGTAAAGAACAACAATCACCTTTACTTGGCTTATTGCCATTCGGATCACATTCAAATCGACCACTACACCAACTCACGGTTTTTGAAGTCACTTCCTTCGTCAAGCCACTTGGGACTTCTGAAAGTGCTTGATCTAGAACACTGCTGTGATGTGGAGGACCACCATGTCAAAATCATTTGCAACCATGCAATCCAACTTAAGTACTTAAGCCTCCGGAGAACTGGCATTACTGAACTACCCAAGCAGCTCAACAAGCTTCAGTCCCTAGAGACGCTGGACATTCGTGGAACAGGAGTAAAAGCATTCGCCAAAAACTCCGTTTTTCTGCCAAAGCTCAAGCTTCTACTTGCTGGTCACTGGACTCGTGAAGAACTTtatgttagagttataatatag